One Bemisia tabaci chromosome 7, PGI_BMITA_v3 DNA window includes the following coding sequences:
- the LOC109039772 gene encoding uncharacterized protein isoform X3, which translates to MSTSGADGDGANREQKSVISEAICCGKERSVERRQEEMEAKERDCTLRDGNGKVYTDVVKNETRKNVSEIEWLKDEVKMSEVTQANVHFTNCQGRAIPDVGKLESEVRQLTVWTERGFQQNRMINKSETSRLGSPDCSLFPLPAVGAHPDDWGGSSATPTPRPMSDAQPCSFGATNRAPTSGDPCQDLFQGRMGNSDSAKSFQGSCFTSSDAKSNQTLPPNIFDNCSDRKCYHTNASPCTNWFRANGIHVLRASLLLQRFFR; encoded by the coding sequence ATGTCCACCAGCGGAGCCGACGGGGACGGAGCGAACCGGGAGCAGAAGTCGGTGATCTCGGAGGCGATCTGCTGCGGGAAGGAGCGGTCGGTGGAGCGGCGGCAGGAGGAGATGGAGGCGAAGGAGCGGGACTGCACCCTGCGGGACGGCAACGGGAAGGTCTACACGGACGTGGTCAAGAACGAGACCCGGAAGAACGTCTCCGAGATCGAGTGGCTCAAGGACGAGGTCAAGATGTCCGAGGTCACCCAGGCCAACGTCCACTTCACCAACTGCCAGGGGCGGGCCATCCCCGACGTGGGCAAGCTCGAGAGCGAGGTCCGGCAGCTGACCGTCTGGACGGAGCGCGGCTTCCAGCAGAACCGCATGATCAACAAGAGCGAGACGAGCAGGCTCGGGAGCCCCGACTGCTCGCTCTTCCCGCTCCCCGCGGTCGGCGCCCACCCGGACGATTGGGGCGGCTCCTCGGCCACGCCCACCCCGCGCCCCATGTCCGACGCCCAGCCCTGCTCCTTCGGCGCCACGAATAGGGCGCCCACCTCTGGCGACCCCTGTCAGGATCTCTTCCAGGGGCGCATGGGCAACTCCGACTCCGCCAAGAGCTTCCAAGGCTCCTGCTTTACTTCTTCGGATGCCAAGAGCAACCAGACGCTGCCGCCAAACATCTTCGACAATTGCAGTGACCGGAAATGCTACCACACCAACGCTAGCCCCTGTACCAACTGGTTCCGCGCAAACGGCATCCACGTCCTGCGGGCCTCCCTCCTCCTTCAACGGTTCTTCAGATGA